One stretch of Candidatus Glassbacteria bacterium DNA includes these proteins:
- a CDS encoding DUF3857 domain-containing protein — MNLQRIIHYAAGAVALLVGLPLNDLNAEVRLDEAEIARIVADAPGLNDYPAAGALILYQGKSLVVLPDGTNELTEHLLVKILQDRGRGFGDQKRNFDSETDSVAILLARTWLPDGGTVPVEDKAINVITPPELTGAAVYADIKQKVISFGGIQPGAVVELVTRTISAPDSADKAGKMLYWDREMFRTFEPILRKRYELLVPADAPEPLVVRRNGLGKAEVQTLDLAGNEFRQYGWELADVPMIQRIPYMPPSQSYSPWLLVSNVDSWENLGRWLAARFFPSVETGGALRQRADSLVAGSASLADSVRAIALYVATEVRNIGLALPLTAYQPTPAGKVLENMYGHGLDKAVLLVSMLRAAGIEAWPAYGSGEMRDMLEEDVPAAAQFDRVMVFVAGYFTDSTFVNPLYGETGRHGLWLHPTAQYNRYGYHSRGQGSRALVLLESGGTLHRLRSFPPEKSLSLVRAELVLADNGDVTGAFHAGTDGLFDIQARLSLKDDTPRERQQYFSQAANAISEGARATGVELSDLRDLTVPASLDFEYSAPGLGVVQGEMMILRLPAPPFGFTGLPYFPDLETREYEFVGDGPFTLVREYTITLPEGWKVAYMPEHEALDCQYGRWLVDCTRSGRSLNLRRSLTVSARTVGTDGYPEFRQFFQGFTLPRQTLILLERGSTPGS, encoded by the coding sequence ATGAATCTCCAGCGCATCATCCATTATGCAGCCGGTGCCGTGGCTCTGCTTGTCGGATTGCCGCTTAACGACTTGAACGCCGAGGTCCGGCTGGATGAGGCCGAGATCGCGCGGATTGTGGCTGATGCCCCCGGCCTGAATGACTATCCCGCCGCCGGCGCGCTGATCCTGTACCAGGGCAAGAGCCTGGTCGTGCTGCCCGACGGGACCAACGAGCTGACCGAGCACCTGCTGGTTAAAATCCTTCAGGACCGGGGCCGCGGGTTCGGCGACCAGAAACGTAATTTCGACTCCGAAACCGACAGTGTCGCAATCCTGCTGGCGCGCACGTGGCTCCCCGATGGCGGCACTGTGCCCGTGGAGGACAAGGCGATCAACGTGATCACCCCTCCGGAGTTGACCGGCGCGGCCGTCTATGCCGACATCAAGCAGAAAGTAATCTCGTTCGGCGGGATCCAGCCCGGCGCGGTGGTGGAGCTCGTTACCCGGACGATCAGCGCTCCCGACAGCGCGGACAAAGCGGGAAAAATGCTTTACTGGGACAGGGAAATGTTCCGCACCTTCGAGCCGATCCTGCGTAAGCGTTACGAGTTGCTGGTGCCCGCGGACGCTCCCGAGCCGCTGGTTGTGCGCCGCAACGGGCTGGGAAAGGCCGAGGTGCAGACTCTGGACCTGGCTGGCAACGAGTTCAGGCAGTACGGCTGGGAGCTGGCCGACGTGCCGATGATCCAGCGGATCCCCTACATGCCCCCCTCACAGAGCTACTCTCCCTGGCTGCTGGTTTCCAACGTCGATAGCTGGGAAAACCTCGGCCGCTGGCTGGCCGCCAGGTTCTTCCCTTCGGTCGAAACCGGCGGCGCACTCAGGCAGCGGGCGGACTCGCTGGTTGCAGGCAGCGCTTCGCTGGCGGACAGCGTCCGCGCGATCGCCCTCTATGTGGCCACCGAGGTCCGCAATATCGGCCTCGCCTTACCGTTGACCGCCTATCAGCCGACTCCGGCGGGCAAGGTGCTGGAAAACATGTACGGCCACGGCCTGGACAAGGCGGTCCTGTTGGTCAGCATGCTGCGCGCGGCGGGAATCGAGGCCTGGCCGGCTTACGGCAGCGGCGAGATGCGGGACATGCTGGAAGAGGACGTCCCGGCGGCGGCTCAGTTCGACAGGGTGATGGTTTTCGTGGCCGGTTATTTTACGGACTCCACATTTGTCAATCCGCTCTACGGCGAAACAGGCCGCCACGGCCTGTGGCTGCATCCCACGGCCCAGTACAACCGCTACGGTTATCACAGCCGCGGCCAGGGCAGCCGGGCGCTGGTGCTGCTGGAATCCGGCGGTACGCTCCATCGCCTGCGCAGTTTCCCGCCGGAGAAGAGCCTTTCGCTGGTGCGGGCCGAACTCGTCCTGGCCGATAACGGCGACGTCACCGGGGCGTTTCATGCCGGCACCGACGGCCTGTTTGATATCCAGGCCCGCTTGAGCCTGAAAGACGACACTCCCCGCGAACGTCAGCAGTATTTCAGCCAGGCGGCCAACGCTATCAGCGAGGGCGCGCGCGCAACCGGTGTCGAACTGTCTGACCTTCGTGACCTGACCGTCCCGGCCAGCTTGGATTTCGAGTACTCGGCGCCCGGGCTGGGGGTTGTGCAGGGTGAGATGATGATCCTGCGCCTGCCGGCGCCGCCGTTCGGGTTTACCGGCCTGCCCTATTTCCCGGACCTCGAAACGCGGGAGTACGAATTCGTGGGCGACGGTCCGTTCACGCTGGTGCGCGAGTACACGATTACCCTGCCCGAGGGCTGGAAGGTTGCCTACATGCCCGAGCACGAAGCGCTCGACTGCCAATACGGCCGCTGGCTTGTGGACTGCACCCGGAGCGGAAGGTCGCTGAACCTTCGCCGCAGCCTGACCGTGAGCGCGAGGACCGTGGGCACTGACGGCTACCCGGAATTCAGGCAGTTCTTCCAGGGTTTCACCCTGCCCCGCCAGACATTGATCCTGCTCGAACGCGGCAGCACGCCGGGTAGCTGA
- a CDS encoding DUF3857 domain-containing protein codes for MNKLLSLPLLLAAFLLADILAPSPGLAAQAGPELVEKLIAATAEKYPDANSVIVEADRTISYNEDGTYLHREHVLIKLLTETGKKRWGEQGHDYSRKYNTLRIETARVIKPDGRVVDVPEEMIKDVTHPMLARMNIFDSEVRIQLVTFPSLEVGDAIEYEVVDSCFNAPMAGQFDWMDLFQIGEPIVNKRIEITGPASLPLHYVVKDGEAEFSLTTENGLNTYVWEVRDVPRIVAEPAMPPYYSFAPRLIVSTIDDWRQVSRWWYEMTSQFRTADDSLSAVVSRITEGLATDEEKIKAIYHFVAQKVRYMGLGTGKKAGFEPKPASETLSTRYGVCRDVAVLMSTMLDEVDIESYVVLTRAGELIDEEIPIIGFNHAIVALPEAEGGWRFSDPTVENNPDLLMAAEAGAHMLVCTPAGEPLVTSDHMPAEDNMGTISATSRVESDGRLVSEVTISTAGIYDLAFRGFIKRFPPRQMQSIWQQIVSGVHPGARLIGFSSSDPEDLYSAFGIKFSYEVPDYAIAAGDYLLIKSPVSTNSFELILESFLSAAGLPEREYPFNLGMTLGSTQREELALPPGYRIKSMPETVDLADGDLTYRMAYRADMPSETNPLLTVRYDKQFLIDSKQLSTDEYLQLKEILRASSRSGRGEIILEADSDGGPR; via the coding sequence ATGAACAAATTGCTGTCGTTACCATTGCTGCTTGCCGCTTTCCTGCTGGCAGACATTTTGGCACCATCCCCCGGGCTGGCCGCGCAGGCCGGGCCGGAATTAGTGGAAAAACTCATCGCCGCCACAGCGGAAAAATACCCCGACGCCAACTCGGTGATTGTCGAAGCCGACCGGACCATCAGCTACAACGAGGACGGAACTTATCTGCACCGGGAACATGTTCTTATCAAGCTCCTGACCGAGACCGGCAAGAAACGCTGGGGCGAGCAGGGGCACGACTACAGCCGCAAGTATAATACGCTGCGGATCGAGACGGCACGGGTGATCAAGCCCGACGGCCGGGTGGTGGATGTGCCGGAGGAGATGATCAAGGACGTCACCCACCCCATGCTGGCCCGGATGAACATCTTCGACTCCGAGGTGCGGATACAGCTGGTCACCTTCCCCAGCCTCGAGGTGGGCGATGCGATTGAATACGAGGTTGTCGACAGTTGCTTCAACGCGCCGATGGCCGGCCAGTTCGACTGGATGGACCTGTTCCAGATCGGGGAACCGATCGTAAACAAACGGATCGAAATCACCGGCCCGGCCAGTCTGCCCCTGCACTACGTGGTCAAGGACGGTGAGGCTGAGTTTTCACTGACCACGGAAAACGGTCTGAACACGTACGTATGGGAAGTCCGTGACGTGCCCCGGATCGTGGCCGAGCCGGCCATGCCCCCCTACTACAGCTTCGCCCCGCGGCTGATTGTTTCCACGATTGACGATTGGCGGCAGGTCAGCAGGTGGTGGTACGAGATGACCTCGCAGTTCCGCACCGCCGACGACAGCCTGAGCGCCGTGGTCAGCCGGATCACCGAGGGGCTCGCCACCGATGAGGAAAAAATCAAGGCGATCTATCATTTCGTGGCCCAGAAAGTTCGCTACATGGGCCTGGGCACCGGTAAGAAAGCCGGGTTCGAGCCCAAGCCCGCCAGCGAAACATTATCCACGCGCTACGGGGTCTGCCGCGACGTGGCCGTGCTGATGAGCACCATGCTCGATGAGGTCGATATCGAAAGCTACGTGGTCCTGACCCGCGCCGGTGAGCTGATCGACGAGGAAATCCCGATTATCGGCTTCAACCACGCAATTGTCGCCCTGCCTGAGGCCGAGGGCGGCTGGCGGTTCAGCGACCCGACCGTGGAAAACAACCCGGACCTGCTGATGGCGGCCGAGGCCGGCGCCCACATGCTGGTCTGCACCCCGGCGGGCGAACCGCTGGTGACCAGCGATCACATGCCCGCCGAAGACAACATGGGCACTATCTCCGCCACCAGCCGCGTGGAATCCGACGGGCGGCTGGTCAGCGAGGTCACTATCTCCACGGCCGGGATCTACGACCTGGCCTTCCGTGGGTTCATCAAGCGCTTCCCGCCCCGCCAGATGCAAAGTATCTGGCAGCAAATCGTTTCCGGGGTCCATCCCGGGGCGCGCCTGATCGGGTTCAGTTCCAGCGACCCGGAAGACCTCTACTCCGCTTTCGGAATCAAGTTCAGCTACGAGGTGCCGGACTACGCTATCGCCGCCGGGGATTACCTGCTGATCAAATCGCCGGTCTCGACCAATAGTTTCGAACTGATCCTCGAGAGTTTCCTCTCGGCCGCCGGGCTGCCGGAGCGCGAATATCCGTTCAACCTGGGCATGACCCTGGGCAGTACCCAGAGAGAGGAACTGGCGCTGCCGCCGGGCTACCGGATCAAGAGCATGCCCGAGACCGTGGACCTGGCCGACGGCGACCTGACTTACCGGATGGCCTACCGTGCCGATATGCCTTCGGAGACCAACCCCTTGCTGACTGTCCGCTACGATAAGCAATTCCTGATCGACAGCAAGCAGCTCAGCACCGACGAGTACCTTCAGCTCAAGGAAATCCTGCGGGCCAGCAGCCGCAGCGGACGGGGCGAGATCATTCTCGAAGCCGACAGCGATGGAGGCCCGCGATGA
- a CDS encoding peptidylprolyl isomerase, which produces MISRMDFVIKRVTPFPASLLLLGMLLSCGQPPPRTGTQLAQTRDYEQQKSEREVWIFETDLGEFMILPMPQAAPTTVRQIKNLIQRGFYDGLTFHYVEKDGLIQGGDVNSRDDDPTNDGAGDPGFTIAPEFNMPNMTGNVGLAHPPGEPDKGNSQFYILLEDRPQLNGRFTVFGVVVEGFDVIRDISRSRTDENGQPVERVEIRRVYVDERYV; this is translated from the coding sequence GTGATTTCCCGCATGGATTTCGTGATCAAAAGAGTTACTCCTTTCCCCGCATCTCTGCTGCTGCTCGGCATGCTGCTTTCCTGCGGCCAGCCTCCTCCGCGCACGGGCACGCAGTTGGCCCAGACCCGTGATTACGAGCAGCAGAAAAGCGAGCGCGAAGTCTGGATTTTCGAGACCGATCTCGGCGAATTCATGATCCTGCCCATGCCGCAGGCCGCGCCAACCACGGTGCGTCAGATCAAGAATCTGATTCAACGTGGTTTTTACGACGGGCTGACGTTCCATTACGTCGAGAAAGACGGTCTGATTCAGGGCGGTGATGTCAACAGCCGTGACGACGACCCAACCAACGACGGGGCCGGCGACCCGGGCTTTACTATCGCCCCGGAATTCAATATGCCCAATATGACGGGCAACGTTGGCCTGGCTCATCCTCCCGGTGAACCGGACAAGGGTAACAGCCAGTTCTATATTCTGCTCGAGGACCGGCCTCAACTCAACGGACGCTTTACCGTCTTCGGTGTGGTCGTGGAGGGTTTCGACGTAATCAGGGACATCTCGCGCAGCCGCACAGACGAGAACGGACAGCCTGTGGAGCGGGTGGAAATCCGGCGCGTTTATGTGGACGAACGCTATGTCTGA